In Cellvibrio polysaccharolyticus, a genomic segment contains:
- a CDS encoding DUF1287 domain-containing protein, with product MKLRTLWLLPLLCSLATSALADMDKVLQAAMASTQQNITYNAAWFKIDYPGGDIPPQFGVCTDVIVRSYRAIGIDLQKEVHEDIRAHFDQYPARRIWNQTRPDTNIDHRRVPNLQTFFTRHGESLTPGKKGEDYQPGDMVTWMLPGNLPHIGFVSEKQSADGKRPLIIHNIGAGPKLEDMLFDYTITGQYRYLPN from the coding sequence ATGAAGCTACGCACCTTATGGTTATTGCCGTTACTCTGCTCGCTGGCGACAAGCGCGCTGGCAGATATGGACAAGGTGCTGCAAGCGGCTATGGCCAGTACGCAGCAAAACATTACCTATAACGCTGCCTGGTTTAAAATTGATTATCCCGGTGGCGATATTCCGCCGCAGTTTGGTGTATGCACCGATGTTATTGTGCGCAGTTACCGCGCCATCGGTATAGATTTGCAGAAAGAAGTTCATGAGGATATTCGTGCGCATTTCGATCAATACCCGGCGCGCCGTATTTGGAACCAGACGCGACCGGACACCAACATTGACCACCGCCGCGTGCCCAACCTGCAAACGTTTTTTACTCGCCATGGTGAATCATTAACGCCGGGCAAGAAGGGAGAGGATTATCAACCTGGAGATATGGTGACCTGGATGTTACCAGGCAATTTACCGCACATAGGTTTTGTCAGCGAGAAACAATCTGCCGATGGTAAACGCCCGTTGATTATTCACAACATAGGCGCAGGCCCAAAGCTGGAAGACATGTTGTTTGATTACACGATCACCGGTCAGTACCGTTATTTGCCGAATTAA
- a CDS encoding alpha/beta hydrolase gives MMKCWFLLLLLMISGCQTAQQPVSQGAHNDNAALPVKHFDSEKRAEHQGALQELRYKSTTVGVERRLQVYTPPGYDPKKRYPVLYLLHGIGGDEYEWSRFGNLQAVMDNLYAEGIAEPMLVVLPNGRAQQNDRAEGNLFEHAPAFAVFEQDLLVDIIPFIESRYAVKNSAESRAIAGLSMGGGQALNIGLSHTDKFAWVGGFSAAPNTRPPAMLVPDPAKLNRQLKLLYVACGDSDQLFHVSDTLHKYLDRNQVDHRWTVYPQGKHDWHVWKQDLWFFAQQLFK, from the coding sequence ATGATGAAGTGCTGGTTTTTGCTTTTGCTATTGATGATCAGCGGCTGCCAAACCGCTCAGCAGCCAGTTTCACAAGGCGCTCACAACGATAACGCGGCACTGCCGGTGAAACATTTTGACAGTGAAAAGCGTGCAGAGCATCAAGGTGCATTGCAAGAGCTGCGTTACAAATCCACCACCGTTGGCGTTGAACGGCGCCTGCAAGTGTATACACCGCCAGGTTATGACCCGAAAAAACGCTATCCGGTGCTGTACTTGTTGCACGGTATTGGTGGTGATGAATACGAATGGTCGCGTTTTGGCAACCTGCAAGCGGTGATGGATAATCTCTACGCCGAGGGCATCGCAGAACCCATGCTGGTGGTTTTGCCCAATGGCCGCGCGCAACAAAACGACCGCGCTGAAGGCAATTTATTTGAACATGCGCCCGCCTTTGCGGTTTTCGAGCAGGACTTGCTGGTGGATATCATCCCGTTTATAGAATCCCGCTATGCGGTGAAAAATAGCGCCGAGTCACGTGCAATTGCCGGCTTGTCGATGGGTGGTGGCCAGGCATTGAATATCGGGCTGAGCCACACCGACAAGTTCGCCTGGGTTGGCGGATTTTCCGCAGCACCCAATACTCGCCCACCCGCCATGCTGGTGCCTGACCCGGCGAAGCTGAACCGTCAACTGAAACTGCTGTATGTGGCCTGTGGCGATAGTGATCAACTGTTTCATGTCAGCGATACGCTGCACAAATACCTTGATCGCAATCAGGTAGATCACCGCTGGACGGTGTATCCACAAGGCAAACATGACTGGCATGTATGGAAACAGGATTTATGGTTTTTTGCCCAGCAGCTGTTTAAATAA
- the truD gene encoding tRNA pseudouridine(13) synthase TruD, whose translation MQFNPDFPCAYGEPLATAVFRQFPEDFQVEEVLGYEPGGEGEHVYLHLIKRGENTAWIAKQIASLAGVQEMDVGYAGRKDRHAVTSQWFSVYLPPSKPEPDWQQLVNENLKLLAFARHNHKLRRGEHQANRFVIRLREVTGADRQALEQRLETIRDNGVPNYFGEQRFGRQYNNLNQAESLLIDRKPIKSRSEKGIILSAARSWVFNLVLAERVRQNNWRDMVEGEPQECPSGPLWGRGRAITRGELAALEQQVLEPWSEWCNALEHQGLQQERRPLVLQPEAMQWQWLGGDLELSFSLSAGEFATAVLKEITLLTQAGAPESGE comes from the coding sequence ATGCAATTTAATCCTGATTTCCCTTGTGCCTATGGCGAGCCTTTGGCTACCGCGGTGTTCCGTCAGTTTCCTGAAGACTTTCAAGTGGAAGAGGTGCTGGGATATGAGCCGGGGGGTGAGGGCGAACACGTTTATTTGCATCTTATCAAACGGGGTGAAAATACCGCCTGGATTGCCAAACAAATTGCCAGCCTGGCCGGTGTTCAGGAGATGGATGTCGGTTATGCCGGCCGTAAGGATCGCCATGCGGTCACCAGTCAATGGTTCAGTGTGTATTTACCACCGAGTAAGCCGGAGCCGGATTGGCAGCAGCTCGTTAACGAGAATCTCAAGTTGCTGGCGTTTGCCCGACATAACCACAAACTGCGCCGCGGCGAACATCAGGCCAACCGGTTTGTGATTCGTTTGCGGGAAGTAACCGGCGCTGATCGGCAGGCTTTGGAGCAGCGTTTGGAAACCATTCGTGACAATGGCGTACCCAACTATTTTGGTGAGCAGCGGTTTGGCCGTCAGTACAATAATCTGAACCAGGCGGAATCCTTATTAATTGATCGCAAACCGATCAAGTCACGCTCGGAGAAAGGCATTATTTTATCGGCGGCACGTTCCTGGGTTTTTAACCTGGTACTGGCGGAGCGGGTTCGACAAAATAATTGGCGAGACATGGTAGAGGGTGAGCCGCAAGAATGTCCCTCCGGTCCTTTGTGGGGCAGGGGGCGGGCGATCACCCGTGGTGAGCTGGCCGCGCTCGAGCAGCAGGTGTTGGAGCCCTGGTCAGAATGGTGTAATGCGCTGGAACATCAGGGTTTGCAGCAGGAGCGTCGTCCGCTGGTGTTGCAGCCTGAAGCCATGCAATGGCAGTGGCTGGGCGGCGATCTTGAATTAAGTTTCTCGCTCTCCGCTGGCGAATTCGCAACCGCTGTTTTAAAAGAAATCACCCTTCTGACGCAGGCCGGAGCGCCCGAGTCTGGCGAATAG
- a CDS encoding catalase yields the protein MSLTTLTTAAGAPVPDDNNSISAGSRGPLTFDNHYLFEKLAHFNRERIPERVVHARGTGAYGEFTLKSGLEPLTIANFLQTAGEKTQVFVRFSTVGGGQDSSDYARDPRGFAVKFYTREGNYDIVGNNTPVFFLNDPIKFPDFIHSQKKNPRTNLPDPAAMYEFWANHPQSLHQMTILMSDRGIPASYRHMHGFSSHTLSLWNAKGERYWVKWHFKSCQGIKTLTAEEAAQQPPFGAQQDLVDAIDRGDFPAWRVYLQVLTEADAAQWSLNPFDLTKVWSQKLVPLQEIGTLQLNRNVENYFAETEQAAFAPSNLVPGTGASPDKMLQARLLAYQDAHRYRLGVNANQIPVNAPQCPVNHYQRDGAMAGCPFSQGRSVQTREVNFFPNDRSAAGAPVPDIRAQEPPLRLSAEAVARYDQSGEDYYSQAGDLFRLMTEDQKQQLVNNIAGGLRYANTSIQERMLAYLHQADADYAARVAALLG from the coding sequence ATGAGCCTTACCACCTTGACCACAGCAGCTGGCGCCCCGGTGCCTGACGACAATAACAGCATCAGCGCCGGTTCCCGGGGGCCGTTGACCTTCGATAACCATTACCTGTTTGAAAAGCTGGCGCACTTCAACCGCGAACGTATCCCGGAGCGGGTGGTGCATGCGCGGGGTACCGGGGCTTATGGCGAGTTCACGTTAAAGAGCGGGCTTGAGCCATTGACCATCGCCAATTTTTTACAGACAGCCGGTGAAAAAACTCAGGTGTTTGTGCGCTTTTCTACTGTGGGTGGTGGTCAGGACTCCAGTGACTATGCCCGTGATCCGCGCGGTTTTGCGGTGAAGTTTTATACCCGTGAAGGCAACTACGACATCGTTGGTAACAACACCCCGGTATTTTTTCTGAATGACCCCATCAAGTTTCCTGATTTTATTCACTCGCAAAAGAAAAATCCGCGCACCAATTTGCCTGATCCGGCCGCGATGTATGAGTTTTGGGCGAATCATCCGCAGTCATTGCACCAGATGACCATTCTCATGTCGGATCGCGGTATTCCTGCGTCCTACCGGCACATGCATGGTTTCAGTTCGCACACGCTCAGTTTGTGGAACGCGAAGGGTGAGCGCTATTGGGTGAAGTGGCATTTTAAAAGTTGCCAGGGTATCAAAACCCTGACCGCTGAGGAGGCCGCGCAGCAACCGCCTTTTGGCGCGCAGCAGGATCTGGTGGACGCCATTGACCGTGGCGACTTTCCCGCCTGGCGAGTGTATCTCCAGGTATTGACCGAAGCCGATGCGGCGCAGTGGTCGCTCAACCCGTTTGACCTGACCAAAGTCTGGTCGCAAAAGTTGGTTCCCTTGCAGGAGATAGGCACCTTGCAACTGAACCGCAACGTAGAAAATTATTTTGCCGAGACCGAGCAAGCTGCTTTTGCACCCAGTAATCTGGTTCCGGGTACCGGCGCTTCGCCGGACAAAATGTTGCAGGCGCGTTTGCTGGCTTATCAGGATGCGCATCGCTACCGTTTGGGCGTTAACGCCAATCAGATTCCGGTCAATGCACCGCAATGTCCGGTTAATCATTACCAGCGCGATGGTGCAATGGCCGGCTGCCCTTTTTCACAAGGGCGCAGTGTGCAAACCCGCGAGGTTAATTTTTTCCCCAATGATCGCAGCGCCGCCGGTGCACCGGTTCCGGATATTCGCGCTCAGGAACCACCGTTACGCCTTTCGGCAGAGGCGGTTGCCCGTTACGACCAGTCCGGTGAAGATTATTACTCGCAGGCGGGTGATTTGTTCCGGTTGATGACGGAAGATCAAAAGCAACAGCTGGTGAACAATATTGCGGGTGGTTTGCGTTATGCCAACACATCCATACAGGAGCGCATGCTGGCCTACTTGCACCAGGCTGACGCCGATTACGCGGCCCGGGTTGCAGCGCTGTTAGGTTAG
- the mobA gene encoding molybdenum cofactor guanylyltransferase MobA, producing the protein MSDQPTVIGVMLAGGKARRMGGGDKCLLPLTGQTLLQRSLARALPQVSTMLLSANGNALRFARTRLPVLADSIPGQPGPLAGIYQALLWMQANAPHSEWLVSFASDTPFLPEDQVEKLWAAITSDEQLVIARANDRIQPAFALWHISLLAEIEQVLTSDTQVDLRQWAGKHRATFVDFENPHYDPFFNINTPQDLYAAEAMLQKQLASK; encoded by the coding sequence ATGAGTGATCAGCCAACAGTTATTGGAGTTATGCTTGCGGGAGGCAAAGCGCGCCGGATGGGCGGTGGCGATAAATGCCTGCTGCCGCTGACTGGCCAAACCCTGTTACAACGTTCTCTCGCCCGCGCCCTGCCCCAGGTCAGCACCATGCTGCTGAGCGCTAACGGGAATGCCCTGCGGTTTGCCCGCACCCGCTTGCCAGTACTGGCGGACAGCATTCCCGGCCAACCAGGCCCGCTGGCCGGTATTTACCAGGCACTGCTGTGGATGCAGGCCAATGCTCCACACAGTGAATGGCTGGTCAGTTTTGCCAGCGATACGCCTTTTTTGCCGGAAGATCAGGTGGAAAAGTTATGGGCCGCTATCACCTCGGACGAACAACTGGTTATCGCCCGCGCCAATGATCGTATCCAGCCCGCGTTTGCGTTATGGCATATCAGCTTGTTAGCGGAAATTGAGCAGGTGCTTACCAGCGATACCCAGGTCGACTTGCGACAATGGGCAGGCAAGCATCGTGCAACCTTTGTCGATTTCGAAAACCCGCACTACGATCCTTTTTTTAATATCAACACGCCACAGGATTTGTACGCCGCCGAAGCCATGCTGCAAAAACAACTCGCCAGCAAATAA
- a CDS encoding DUF368 domain-containing protein: MKHYLMVFIKGMAMGAADIVPGVSGGTVAFITGVYEELLDSLKKMTPASLAIWFREGFGAFWRHINGFFLMSLFCGILLSILSLANVVTWLLAEHPLLVWGFFYGMVLASTIYIAKPLPFRNPLIVFLFVVGVVFATGVSMIRPAELPGEWWVVFLAGSIAICAMLLPGTSGSFMLILMGLYGFILQSLVEFNLVILISFAAGCATGLLMFSHLLSWLLRNYHDVTLALMTGFLLGSLSIIWPWKHVLEMVVDRHGKQIPVQQENVLPDQFLALTGTDPQTLPVLGVALFGFILVFALEYGANVYRRKLQK, encoded by the coding sequence ATGAAGCATTATTTGATGGTGTTTATCAAAGGCATGGCGATGGGCGCTGCCGATATCGTTCCCGGAGTATCGGGAGGAACCGTTGCATTTATCACCGGTGTTTATGAAGAATTGCTCGACTCCCTGAAAAAAATGACACCGGCTTCGCTGGCGATCTGGTTCCGCGAAGGTTTTGGCGCGTTCTGGAGACACATTAACGGGTTCTTTCTGATGTCGCTCTTTTGCGGCATTCTGCTCAGTATTTTATCGCTCGCCAATGTTGTCACCTGGTTGTTGGCTGAACATCCTTTGCTGGTGTGGGGCTTTTTCTACGGCATGGTACTGGCATCCACCATCTATATTGCCAAGCCGCTACCCTTCAGAAATCCGTTAATTGTTTTTCTCTTTGTGGTCGGGGTGGTATTCGCTACCGGTGTTTCCATGATTCGCCCGGCAGAATTGCCCGGTGAATGGTGGGTGGTTTTTCTGGCTGGCTCTATTGCCATCTGCGCCATGCTGTTACCCGGAACCTCGGGCAGTTTTATGCTGATCCTGATGGGCTTGTACGGATTTATTCTGCAATCACTGGTGGAATTTAACCTGGTGATTCTGATCAGCTTTGCCGCGGGTTGTGCCACTGGCTTGTTAATGTTTTCTCACCTGCTATCCTGGCTATTAAGGAATTATCACGATGTCACCCTGGCATTGATGACCGGCTTCCTTTTGGGGTCTTTAAGTATTATCTGGCCGTGGAAACACGTATTGGAAATGGTGGTTGACCGTCATGGCAAACAAATTCCGGTGCAACAGGAAAATGTATTGCCTGACCAATTTCTGGCCTTGACCGGTACCGATCCGCAAACCTTGCCGGTGTTGGGTGTGGCACTGTTCGGGTTTATTCTGGTTTTCGCACTGGAGTATGGTGCGAACGTTTATCGACGCAAATTGCAGAAATAA
- a CDS encoding protein-L-isoaspartate(D-aspartate) O-methyltransferase: MTSLRTRERLVQRLIEQGVSDYQVLDVMRNTPRHLFVDEALAHRAYEDTALPIGHGQTLSQPYIVARMTEILLGAGGKLDKVLEVGTGSGYQTSILAQLLPRIYSVERIKPLQDKARDRLRLLGLNNVQLRHADGGFGWPEVGPFDGILSAAAPAVVPEELLAQLAPGGVLVIPVGAREQHLHMIIRDDSSDKFITQILEPVKFVPLVPGITR; encoded by the coding sequence ATGACTTCCTTGCGAACGCGTGAGCGTCTGGTGCAGCGTTTGATTGAACAGGGTGTTAGCGACTATCAAGTGCTTGATGTTATGCGTAACACACCCAGACATCTCTTTGTTGACGAAGCGCTGGCTCATCGCGCTTATGAAGATACCGCTTTACCGATTGGCCACGGCCAAACACTTTCCCAACCCTACATCGTTGCACGCATGACAGAAATTCTGTTGGGTGCCGGTGGCAAGCTGGACAAGGTTCTCGAAGTTGGAACCGGTTCCGGTTATCAAACATCCATACTGGCGCAACTGCTTCCCCGAATCTACAGTGTCGAGCGCATCAAACCCCTGCAGGACAAAGCGCGTGATCGCCTGCGCCTGCTGGGGCTGAATAACGTTCAGTTACGCCATGCTGATGGCGGTTTTGGCTGGCCGGAAGTGGGCCCGTTTGACGGTATTTTAAGCGCGGCAGCACCTGCCGTTGTTCCTGAAGAGCTACTCGCCCAGCTGGCACCTGGTGGTGTATTGGTTATTCCGGTTGGTGCCCGCGAGCAGCATTTACACATGATCATCCGGGACGACAGCTCGGATAAATTTATTACTCAAATTCTGGAACCGGTGAAATTTGTTCCGCTGGTTCCGGGCATAACCCGGTAA
- the ispD gene encoding 2-C-methyl-D-erythritol 4-phosphate cytidylyltransferase, with the protein MMNSSALPSPSACWIIVPAAGIGARMNADIPKQYLSLAGKTVLEWTLQRLHQVPDVKGIVVAIRDDDKHWPALELSRLYPTLTVVAGGDERHLSVLNALNALRLQADPDDWVLVHDAARPCIHLTDIAALRHHLQSHAVGGILATPVSDTLKSVVESRCIETTLDRSVLWQAQTPQQFRYGLLRDALLAAQQHNHLVTDESSALERAGYQPLIIEGRRDNLKITRPEDLALAGWILQQQETAQ; encoded by the coding sequence ATGATGAATTCTTCTGCTTTGCCATCGCCATCCGCCTGCTGGATTATCGTTCCGGCCGCAGGGATAGGCGCGCGTATGAATGCCGATATTCCCAAGCAGTATTTATCCCTGGCGGGTAAAACCGTGCTGGAGTGGACGCTGCAACGCTTGCATCAGGTGCCGGACGTTAAAGGCATTGTGGTGGCTATTCGCGATGATGATAAACACTGGCCCGCGCTGGAACTATCCCGCCTTTATCCGACATTGACCGTGGTTGCCGGTGGTGACGAGCGTCATCTCTCTGTGCTCAATGCATTGAATGCCCTCCGGTTGCAAGCTGACCCGGATGACTGGGTGCTGGTTCACGATGCGGCGCGTCCCTGTATTCACCTGACAGATATTGCGGCCCTGCGCCACCACCTGCAAAGCCATGCGGTGGGTGGTATTCTGGCCACGCCGGTCAGCGATACGTTAAAAAGCGTGGTGGAATCCCGCTGTATAGAAACCACCCTGGACCGTTCGGTTTTGTGGCAAGCGCAAACACCGCAACAGTTTCGCTACGGTTTATTGCGTGACGCATTACTGGCAGCGCAACAACACAATCACCTGGTAACCGATGAATCTTCAGCGCTTGAGCGTGCCGGTTACCAGCCGTTGATCATTGAAGGTCGACGGGACAATCTTAAAATTACCCGGCCGGAAGATCTCGCGTTGGCCGGCTGGATTTTGCAGCAACAGGAAACAGCACAATGA
- the rpoS gene encoding RNA polymerase sigma factor RpoS — MTIGNRDSSTFDREDVFVMQDIEFERNVLLAEDDDHPEPATPRRAGERILDEKFNKTLDATQIYLNEIGFSPLLSAEEEVYFARRALRGDEASRKRMIESNLRLVVKISRRYVNRGLALLDLIEEGNLGLIRAVEKFDPERGFRFSTYATWWIRQTIERAIMNQTRTIRLPIHVVKELNVYLRAARELTQKLDHEPTAEDIARLLDKPVSDVERMLGLNERVTSIDTPIGNSSDRTVVDTIADTHVSDPAVLLQDNNLTLSLDSWLDELTEKQREVLARRFGLRGHEVSTLEEVGHEIGLTRERVRQIQVEALKRLRDIMEKQGLDSEALFGA; from the coding sequence ATGACTATAGGAAACAGGGATTCAAGCACATTTGACCGTGAAGATGTATTCGTCATGCAGGATATAGAGTTTGAAAGAAATGTCCTGTTAGCTGAAGACGATGACCACCCCGAACCAGCAACACCTCGTCGTGCTGGTGAAAGAATATTGGATGAAAAATTCAATAAAACTCTTGATGCAACGCAAATCTACCTCAACGAAATCGGATTCTCGCCTTTATTAAGTGCAGAAGAAGAGGTTTATTTTGCCCGTCGTGCATTGCGTGGCGATGAAGCTTCTCGCAAACGTATGATTGAAAGTAACTTGCGTCTGGTGGTTAAGATCTCGCGTCGTTATGTTAATCGTGGTCTGGCATTGCTGGATCTGATTGAAGAAGGCAACCTGGGTCTGATCAGAGCGGTTGAAAAATTCGATCCGGAGCGCGGCTTCAGATTCTCTACTTATGCCACCTGGTGGATCCGTCAAACAATTGAACGGGCCATCATGAACCAGACTCGCACCATTCGTCTGCCAATTCACGTGGTCAAAGAGCTCAACGTATATTTGCGTGCAGCCCGCGAACTGACCCAGAAACTCGATCACGAACCGACCGCTGAAGATATCGCCAGATTGCTGGATAAACCGGTATCCGATGTAGAGCGGATGTTAGGTTTGAATGAGCGCGTTACTTCTATCGATACCCCGATTGGCAACTCTTCTGACAGAACCGTTGTTGACACCATTGCCGATACCCACGTATCCGACCCTGCTGTATTGTTGCAGGACAACAACCTTACCCTCAGTCTCGACAGCTGGCTGGACGAGTTAACCGAAAAGCAGCGCGAAGTGCTGGCACGTCGTTTCGGTTTGCGCGGACATGAGGTAAGCACGCTGGAAGAAGTTGGTCATGAAATTGGTCTGACCCGTGAGCGTGTTCGTCAGATTCAGGTTGAAGCGTTGAAACGTCTCCGTGACATCATGGAAAAACAAGGTCTGGATAGCGAGGCGCTATTCGGTGCGTAA
- the ispF gene encoding 2-C-methyl-D-erythritol 2,4-cyclodiphosphate synthase yields the protein MRIGHGYDVHAFGEGDKIVIGGVVIPHDHGLIAHSDGDVLLHALCDALLGAVALGDIGKHFPDTDMQYRNVDSRSLLRMVYAKVMAKGWCLENADMTIIAEAPRMANHIPHMVQTIAADLQADVEQINVKATTSEKMGFVGRKEGIATHAVVLLRRR from the coding sequence ATGAGAATTGGCCACGGCTACGACGTACATGCATTTGGTGAAGGTGACAAAATCGTTATTGGCGGTGTGGTTATTCCCCACGATCATGGGCTGATTGCCCATTCCGATGGCGACGTGCTGTTGCATGCGCTGTGCGATGCCTTGCTCGGCGCAGTTGCGCTGGGTGATATTGGCAAGCATTTTCCCGATACTGATATGCAGTATCGCAATGTCGACAGTCGTTCGTTGTTGCGCATGGTGTATGCCAAGGTGATGGCCAAAGGCTGGTGCCTGGAAAACGCCGATATGACCATCATTGCCGAAGCGCCGCGTATGGCCAACCATATTCCTCACATGGTGCAAACGATTGCTGCCGATCTGCAAGCTGATGTTGAACAAATCAACGTAAAAGCTACCACCAGTGAAAAAATGGGGTTTGTCGGTCGTAAAGAAGGCATCGCCACCCACGCCGTAGTCTTGCTACGCCGCCGTTAA
- a CDS encoding alpha/beta hydrolase: MKFFTPLVALSAMLFSVACSQQPITSVYDPNNDYTAESVYEKELENYPEIRLVSAELPEGVAEFKNLSYVKYGRRELQLDLYAPATTMSEKRPAIVLVHGGGWRSGYREGMTPLAQQLALRGYVTATISYRLAPEAKYPAAIHDVKAAIRWLRVNAETYGIDVDKIAIAGGSAGGQIASLTGVTAGIEKFDPQAKHSKVSSDVQAIINIDGLSDFTSEAARLHEDDPRKNPSSAGFWFGGNYATKTELWHEASPIYYVNKNTPPMLFIKSSVPRFSVGQEEISRLLDEQRVNNHVEVFRHAPHSFWLLYPWMKPTATIMANFLDAQFAYRMTCH; encoded by the coding sequence ATGAAGTTTTTTACTCCTCTCGTTGCATTGTCTGCGATGCTGTTTTCAGTCGCTTGCAGTCAACAGCCCATTACCTCGGTATATGACCCGAATAACGACTATACCGCCGAGTCAGTGTATGAAAAAGAGCTTGAAAACTACCCGGAAATTCGCCTGGTCAGTGCCGAGCTGCCGGAAGGCGTGGCCGAGTTTAAAAATCTTTCTTATGTGAAATATGGTCGCCGCGAGTTACAGCTGGATCTGTATGCGCCGGCCACTACCATGAGCGAAAAACGTCCGGCCATTGTGCTGGTGCATGGCGGCGGTTGGCGTTCCGGCTATCGTGAAGGCATGACACCGCTGGCCCAGCAACTGGCACTGCGCGGTTATGTAACCGCTACTATCAGTTATCGGCTGGCTCCGGAAGCAAAATACCCGGCCGCTATTCACGACGTGAAAGCCGCTATTCGCTGGTTGCGGGTTAACGCAGAAACCTATGGCATTGATGTCGATAAAATTGCTATTGCCGGCGGTTCTGCCGGTGGGCAAATTGCCAGCCTGACCGGTGTTACGGCGGGCATTGAAAAATTTGATCCGCAGGCAAAGCACAGTAAAGTTTCCAGCGACGTGCAGGCAATTATCAATATTGATGGTCTGTCCGACTTCACTTCGGAAGCTGCCCGGTTGCATGAGGACGACCCGCGTAAGAATCCATCATCGGCGGGTTTCTGGTTTGGCGGTAATTACGCGACCAAAACCGAACTGTGGCATGAGGCTTCACCCATTTATTACGTGAACAAAAATACCCCGCCGATGTTGTTTATTAAAAGCTCGGTGCCGCGTTTCAGTGTCGGGCAGGAAGAGATAAGTCGGCTATTGGATGAACAGCGGGTAAATAACCACGTTGAAGTTTTCCGCCATGCGCCGCACAGTTTCTGGTTGCTGTATCCGTGGATGAAACCCACAGCGACCATTATGGCGAATTTTCTTGATGCACAATTCGCTTACCGTATGACCTGCCATTAA
- a CDS encoding VanZ family protein, with protein sequence MNLLLRIWPLVCYLQFLAMLIIYTVLGLTPSPGNMVPMYNDLLMHFTGYLVAGISISFLWPRWHWGYRALILLVYSIAIEVAQHFMPPRTFSFLDILANGSGILAGLLVFHILQRFAPAVLQPFFHSGKY encoded by the coding sequence ATGAACCTCCTGCTCAGAATCTGGCCTTTAGTCTGCTATTTACAATTTCTTGCCATGCTCATTATTTACACGGTGCTGGGGCTCACGCCCAGTCCGGGCAACATGGTGCCTATGTACAATGATCTGCTGATGCATTTTACCGGCTACCTGGTTGCCGGCATTTCTATCAGTTTTCTCTGGCCGCGTTGGCATTGGGGCTATCGCGCACTGATTCTGCTGGTGTACTCCATCGCCATTGAAGTTGCGCAACACTTTATGCCGCCCCGCACCTTCAGCTTTCTGGATATTCTCGCCAACGGCAGTGGCATTCTGGCGGGCTTGCTGGTTTTTCATATCCTGCAACGTTTTGCTCCGGCAGTACTCCAACCTTTTTTTCACTCCGGAAAATACTGA
- a CDS encoding peptidoglycan DD-metalloendopeptidase family protein has product MSQALWRHLNAYLKVIVILIAFLSLCACAVNSGVHVIDRDQPPGRRIQTHHVAKGETLFSIAWRYGLDYKELARSNRISPPFTIYPGQVIRLQAGARQPAVAQNTPRAPTQSPPPMATRPVTGTTAAAAKPAPPAARSEIKTPAASKPSAPVLLTGAPRWQWPARGTIIARFQANTGLNKGIDIAGNLGEPVLAAAAGQVVYAGTGLRGYGKLLIVKHNETFLSAYAHNDTLFVKEGDSVGAGQKIAGMGSSGTDRVKLHFEIRREGTPVDPMIYLPKR; this is encoded by the coding sequence ATGTCACAAGCGTTATGGCGACATTTAAATGCTTATTTAAAAGTGATTGTTATCTTGATCGCTTTTTTGTCGCTGTGCGCTTGTGCTGTTAATTCCGGTGTTCACGTCATTGATCGCGATCAGCCGCCAGGTCGGCGGATTCAGACGCATCACGTTGCCAAAGGTGAAACCCTTTTCTCCATTGCCTGGCGTTATGGCCTCGATTACAAGGAATTAGCCCGCTCCAATAGAATATCTCCCCCTTTTACCATCTATCCCGGGCAAGTCATCCGTCTCCAGGCGGGTGCTCGTCAACCGGCGGTTGCACAAAATACGCCGCGCGCTCCCACGCAATCTCCCCCGCCGATGGCCACCCGACCTGTAACCGGTACCACCGCAGCAGCCGCAAAACCGGCGCCTCCAGCCGCTCGTTCTGAAATTAAAACACCCGCTGCCAGTAAACCTTCCGCACCGGTTTTATTGACCGGGGCGCCGCGCTGGCAATGGCCAGCAAGAGGAACCATCATTGCTCGCTTCCAGGCTAACACCGGCCTGAACAAGGGTATTGATATTGCCGGAAATTTGGGTGAGCCTGTGTTGGCAGCAGCGGCCGGACAGGTGGTTTATGCCGGCACCGGGCTGCGAGGATATGGCAAACTTCTCATTGTTAAACATAACGAGACGTTCCTTAGCGCTTATGCGCACAACGACACATTATTTGTTAAGGAGGGTGATAGTGTAGGCGCTGGGCAGAAAATTGCCGGAATGGGTTCAAGCGGTACAGACAGGGTCAAGCTTCATTTTGAGATTCGACGCGAAGGTACACCTGTTGATCCAATGATCTATTTACCAAAGCGTTGA